From a region of the uncultured Desulfatiglans sp. genome:
- a CDS encoding putative bacteriochlorophyll 4-vinyl reductase (Evidence 3 : Putative function from multiple computational evidences) has translation MGYTIDIDTGGTFTDGFFMGGGRVHTVKVPTTPHDLTVCLMNSIKSGAESFQIGVEDLLAQTDVIRFSSTIGTNTLIERNGTKIGLLLSRGREEGLEVVNDEDDSPLVYPEMVRTLTGEVDEEGNEKEVLDREEVLRSAQELLDQGARCLVVCLGNSVYNPVHERRARSWIKEEYPRDYLGSVPVFLASDVSQLPGDQERINTAVVNAYIHARLVKFLYKAGEDLRKRFYSRPLLIVHATGGVARVSKTRAINTYNSGPAAGLMGVAALARLYNVPKLVSGDMGGTSFDMGIVMNGQPNFTLKPDVEGLALSTPMVAIKAIGAGGGSIASVRKGRLQVGPQSAGALPGPACFGLGGTNATVTDADIVLGCIDPAYYLGGKMQLDAQKAFEAIENRVASQTGKSVLEAALAIRDTVDATMGAQLKATAESIRPDLDPVLVIYGGAGSAHCCGLARHAGIRKIIAPRYASVFSACSLSSMDIWHIYSRRLGHWIKENGRMSTGSEISRVLEEMHAGASRDMRGEGFDESDVRYRVEFFLSSGDDTPEGRIRIRGLEWEAGMAETLQKQAPRFSEAESVFSPVVFLHATAAIPHYEITEQQPGARDPSPARMGAREVCWSEDGFIETPLYDRGKLMPGNVVEGPAIVEAVDTTYVVREGWTYTVDAYCNGIFEEATA, from the coding sequence ATGGGATACACGATCGATATCGATACAGGAGGTACGTTTACAGATGGATTTTTTATGGGGGGCGGCAGAGTCCACACGGTCAAAGTGCCGACGACACCTCATGATCTAACCGTCTGCCTGATGAATAGCATCAAATCAGGAGCCGAGTCCTTCCAGATCGGAGTCGAAGATCTCCTGGCGCAGACGGACGTGATTCGATTTTCATCCACCATCGGTACGAATACCCTGATCGAAAGGAACGGGACCAAGATCGGTCTTCTGTTGAGCCGGGGCCGGGAGGAGGGTCTCGAGGTGGTGAACGACGAGGATGATTCGCCCCTCGTTTACCCGGAGATGGTTCGAACCCTGACAGGGGAGGTCGATGAAGAAGGGAACGAAAAGGAGGTCCTCGACCGGGAGGAGGTGCTGAGATCGGCCCAGGAACTGCTCGATCAGGGCGCCCGATGCCTCGTTGTCTGTCTGGGGAATTCGGTCTACAACCCCGTTCACGAACGGCGGGCGCGGAGCTGGATCAAGGAGGAATACCCGCGGGATTATCTCGGATCGGTGCCGGTGTTTCTCGCATCCGATGTCAGCCAGCTGCCCGGTGACCAGGAGCGGATCAACACCGCTGTGGTCAATGCCTACATCCACGCCCGGCTCGTCAAGTTCCTCTACAAGGCCGGAGAGGATCTGCGCAAACGGTTCTACAGCCGCCCCCTGCTGATCGTGCATGCCACGGGCGGCGTCGCGCGGGTGTCCAAGACGAGGGCGATCAACACCTACAACTCCGGGCCCGCCGCGGGCCTCATGGGCGTCGCGGCGCTCGCGCGGCTCTACAACGTCCCGAAGCTCGTCTCCGGCGATATGGGCGGCACCTCCTTCGACATGGGCATCGTGATGAACGGACAGCCCAACTTCACCCTGAAGCCGGATGTGGAGGGCCTTGCCCTCAGCACGCCAATGGTCGCCATCAAGGCCATCGGGGCGGGCGGAGGGTCCATTGCGAGCGTGCGCAAAGGGCGCCTTCAGGTGGGTCCGCAGTCGGCCGGGGCGCTTCCGGGACCTGCCTGCTTCGGCCTCGGGGGGACGAACGCGACGGTGACCGATGCCGACATCGTCCTCGGGTGCATCGATCCGGCCTACTATCTCGGCGGAAAGATGCAGCTCGATGCCCAAAAGGCCTTCGAAGCGATCGAAAACAGGGTCGCCTCCCAGACCGGCAAGAGCGTGCTCGAAGCGGCGTTGGCGATCAGGGACACTGTGGATGCGACCATGGGAGCTCAGCTCAAGGCGACGGCCGAGTCGATCCGCCCCGATCTCGATCCGGTTCTCGTCATCTACGGCGGTGCGGGTTCGGCCCATTGCTGCGGCCTCGCCCGGCACGCGGGCATCCGGAAGATCATCGCGCCGCGCTATGCCTCGGTCTTCTCGGCGTGTTCGCTCTCCAGCATGGACATCTGGCACATCTACTCGCGGCGCCTCGGACACTGGATCAAAGAGAACGGGAGGATGAGCACGGGGAGTGAAATCAGCCGGGTCCTCGAGGAGATGCATGCCGGCGCCTCACGCGATATGCGGGGAGAGGGGTTCGACGAATCGGACGTGCGCTACAGGGTGGAATTCTTCTTGAGTTCCGGGGATGACACGCCCGAGGGCCGGATCAGGATCAGGGGACTCGAGTGGGAGGCGGGAATGGCTGAGACCCTCCAAAAACAGGCGCCGAGGTTCTCGGAGGCGGAAAGTGTCTTTTCGCCTGTCGTGTTTCTCCACGCCACCGCGGCGATCCCCCACTACGAGATCACGGAGCAGCAGCCTGGCGCGCGGGATCCCTCTCCGGCCCGCATGGGCGCGCGAGAGGTCTGTTGGAGCGAGGATGGGTTTATCGAGACGCCCCTCTACGACAGGGGCAAACTGATGCCCGGAAATGTGGTCGAAGGGCCGGCGATCGTCGAGGCCGTCGATACCACCTACGTGGTGAGGGAGGGTTGGACCTACACGGTGGATGCCTACTGCAACGGGATTTTCGAGGAGGCGACAGCATGA
- a CDS encoding Hydantoinase B/oxoprolinase, protein MKVNTYGRDYEVVQRLRPEPITPDEARAMEKLDPVELEIFSHKVNMIALEGKETTQKLGASAGMRWGDVAFGIYTAQGDLAVCATGIFFHAALGQIPIKYIVKHWLNEPSVQVKEGDSFFFNDPFYCGVHGGDMGVAVPIFYQGRLVCFTGAVVHTGENGSTEPGGSPTTSRSRYDEGFLVPPLKIGENYTLREDLLNMFANAGRDPRTFILDLKARLAACRIAQRRILNVLEKKGVDLFIGGLRKILADTAEAARKKVAELPDGMFRHQVFMDCAGEDSSLIKLNLELEKRGETMRLNLRDSSPTIPDKPLNTYFQGVIGLAMVYLCGWFLHDLPANNALLDILEWEFPENSLVNASGETPTGVAPFIQTAFSQSFFHVGAKLIYSQDRLHAVAPWYTGFGFALYGGFNQWGEPMADISAEMNGTGCGARPDMDGVDVAGSFFATMSDCSDVETTEADRPFVYLFRNLFQNHGMGRYRGGNGLGYGLVVHKVPLVFMGSLGFGSKFPSCTGLFGGYAAATPAVHSIRKPGLNRLWAESSPAIPSSLLELEKGESLGGVHEMHQVVTSFRPYEEGDVFLIAAGGGAGYGDVLERDPAAVAADVKAGITTAWQARNVYKVVYDEVTFRVDQAATSVLREEALAERLQLGQDYETFEREWLKRRPPTGILKYYGHYPNPSQVAAA, encoded by the coding sequence ATGAAAGTGAACACCTACGGCAGAGACTATGAGGTCGTGCAGCGGCTGCGGCCGGAGCCGATCACGCCTGATGAAGCCCGGGCCATGGAGAAGCTGGACCCGGTCGAGCTCGAGATTTTCAGCCACAAGGTCAACATGATCGCCCTCGAGGGGAAGGAGACCACCCAGAAGCTGGGCGCGAGCGCCGGCATGCGCTGGGGGGATGTGGCCTTCGGGATCTACACCGCGCAGGGGGATCTGGCGGTCTGCGCAACCGGCATCTTTTTCCACGCCGCCCTCGGGCAGATCCCGATCAAGTACATCGTGAAGCACTGGCTCAATGAGCCGTCGGTGCAGGTCAAGGAGGGCGATTCCTTCTTCTTCAACGACCCGTTTTACTGCGGTGTCCACGGCGGAGACATGGGCGTCGCCGTGCCCATCTTCTACCAGGGCAGGCTCGTCTGCTTCACCGGGGCGGTCGTCCACACGGGGGAGAACGGCTCCACAGAGCCCGGAGGCTCCCCCACCACGTCGCGTTCACGTTATGACGAAGGCTTCCTCGTCCCGCCGCTGAAGATCGGCGAGAACTACACCCTGCGGGAAGACCTGTTGAACATGTTCGCCAACGCAGGCAGGGACCCGCGCACGTTCATCCTGGACCTCAAGGCGCGGCTGGCCGCCTGCCGGATCGCGCAGCGCCGGATCCTGAACGTCCTCGAGAAAAAGGGCGTGGATCTCTTTATCGGCGGTCTCCGAAAGATTCTGGCGGACACGGCGGAGGCGGCCAGGAAGAAGGTGGCCGAACTGCCCGACGGCATGTTTCGCCACCAGGTCTTCATGGACTGTGCGGGGGAGGATTCGAGCCTCATCAAACTGAACCTCGAGCTGGAAAAGCGGGGCGAGACCATGAGGCTGAACCTCAGGGACAGCTCCCCGACGATCCCCGACAAGCCGCTGAACACCTACTTTCAGGGGGTGATCGGTCTGGCGATGGTCTATCTGTGCGGGTGGTTCCTTCACGATCTGCCGGCGAACAACGCGCTGCTCGACATCCTGGAATGGGAGTTCCCCGAGAACAGCCTGGTGAACGCCTCGGGTGAGACGCCCACCGGCGTCGCGCCCTTCATTCAGACGGCGTTTTCCCAGTCTTTTTTCCATGTCGGGGCGAAGCTCATCTACAGCCAGGACCGCCTGCACGCGGTCGCCCCGTGGTACACGGGCTTCGGCTTTGCGCTCTACGGCGGATTCAACCAGTGGGGCGAGCCCATGGCCGACATCTCCGCCGAGATGAACGGGACCGGCTGCGGTGCGCGCCCGGATATGGACGGCGTGGACGTGGCCGGCTCCTTTTTCGCGACGATGAGCGACTGCAGCGATGTGGAGACGACCGAGGCGGACAGGCCGTTCGTCTACCTCTTCCGAAACCTCTTTCAGAACCACGGCATGGGCAGATACCGCGGGGGAAACGGCTTGGGATACGGCCTCGTCGTGCACAAGGTGCCGCTCGTGTTCATGGGCTCCCTCGGCTTCGGGTCCAAATTCCCCTCCTGCACCGGGCTGTTCGGCGGCTATGCCGCCGCGACGCCGGCGGTGCACTCCATCCGGAAGCCGGGCCTGAATCGGTTGTGGGCCGAAAGCAGCCCGGCCATCCCGTCGAGCCTCCTGGAGCTCGAGAAGGGGGAGAGCCTTGGAGGCGTCCACGAGATGCACCAGGTCGTCACCTCCTTCAGGCCCTATGAGGAGGGGGATGTGTTCCTGATTGCGGCGGGAGGAGGGGCCGGCTACGGCGATGTGCTCGAAAGGGATCCCGCAGCGGTCGCGGCGGATGTCAAGGCGGGCATCACGACCGCCTGGCAGGCGAGGAACGTCTACAAGGTCGTTTACGACGAGGTGACCTTTCGGGTCGATCAGGCCGCGACAAGCGTCCTCCGCGAG
- the apc gene encoding Acetophenone carboxylase gamma subunit, with product MSYTVEVDIGGTFTDFFAEQDGGRFAITKSPTTHYDLSVGFMRGLRELAKDFNLPLKKFMNGCESIRYCTTLGTNALIERTGPKLGLITTAGFEDTIAIGRGRSWADGLFGHETKNLARIQKPEPLISRDMIVGLRERIDSFGNVIMPLKRDDVLDNLQRLMENGAMGYVVCLMWSCYNPVHEAMVKQIIEEEYPEDYLGSMPVFLSHSISPKMGEYTRFTTTTVNAYIHSVMGEELTRLIWELKDNGYSQPLALVQNVGGMKKVTRTRAILTYNAGPVAGLHGSRYIGGMYGMDNLIFTDMGGTSYDIGVVSDGQIKTYDFIPVIDRWRTNIPAIEVKSIGAGGGSIAWINTLFGDRLEVGPQSAGSMPGPACYDQGGSEPTVTDADLVLGYLNPDNYLGGKMQLKKELAEKAIREKIADPLGIDVVEAAARIRRIIDAKMGQEVFNEVVLKGYDPREFVLLACGGAGPCHALDIAPYLEIKKVIMSPFSPVFGAFGASTVDVMQVFDRTRTIKLFQYATQAYTEDYEAFNSVVRELKDLALRDLKMEGSSEAEIQFVLELEMRYGMQYNYTKLESPHLEIGSLQDVKDICDAFGETYARTYSPEAAFPQGGIQVENFFLKASVSTRHLELSPAEGAGRKTPGAARKETRPVYFVDLGRFVDTGIYVFEDLMPGDVIPGPAVIEARETTGVINPGWRFTLDPYGQGLLEPAGDRPGEVVAEDPARKLS from the coding sequence ATGAGCTACACAGTCGAAGTGGACATCGGCGGGACCTTCACCGATTTTTTTGCGGAACAGGATGGCGGTCGTTTTGCGATCACGAAATCACCGACCACCCACTACGATCTTTCTGTCGGCTTCATGAGGGGCCTGCGGGAGCTGGCAAAGGATTTCAATCTGCCGTTGAAGAAATTCATGAACGGCTGCGAATCGATCCGCTACTGCACGACCCTGGGGACCAACGCCCTGATCGAACGGACCGGCCCGAAACTCGGGCTGATCACGACGGCCGGGTTCGAGGACACCATTGCCATCGGGCGCGGGCGATCCTGGGCGGACGGATTGTTCGGGCATGAGACCAAGAACCTGGCCCGTATCCAGAAGCCGGAGCCCCTGATTTCTCGGGATATGATCGTGGGCCTGCGCGAGCGGATCGACTCCTTCGGGAACGTGATCATGCCGTTGAAGAGGGACGATGTGCTCGATAATCTGCAGCGCCTGATGGAAAACGGCGCGATGGGCTATGTCGTCTGCCTCATGTGGTCCTGCTACAACCCGGTCCATGAGGCGATGGTGAAGCAGATCATCGAAGAGGAATACCCGGAGGACTATCTCGGTTCGATGCCGGTCTTTCTCTCCCACAGCATTTCACCCAAGATGGGCGAGTACACCCGCTTCACGACGACGACCGTCAACGCCTACATCCACAGCGTCATGGGCGAGGAGTTGACGAGGCTCATCTGGGAGCTCAAGGACAACGGGTACAGCCAACCCCTGGCGCTCGTCCAGAACGTCGGGGGGATGAAGAAGGTGACCCGGACGCGCGCGATCCTCACCTACAACGCCGGGCCCGTGGCCGGTCTGCACGGCAGCCGGTACATCGGTGGGATGTACGGTATGGACAACCTCATCTTCACGGACATGGGGGGGACATCCTACGACATCGGGGTCGTGTCGGACGGCCAGATCAAGACCTACGATTTCATTCCGGTCATCGACCGATGGCGCACGAACATCCCGGCGATCGAGGTCAAGTCGATCGGCGCGGGGGGAGGCTCCATCGCCTGGATCAACACCCTCTTCGGCGACAGGCTGGAGGTCGGCCCTCAGTCCGCCGGTTCGATGCCCGGTCCCGCGTGCTATGATCAGGGCGGCTCCGAGCCGACGGTGACCGATGCGGACCTCGTCCTCGGCTACCTCAATCCCGACAACTACCTGGGCGGAAAGATGCAGCTCAAGAAAGAACTGGCCGAGAAGGCGATCCGTGAAAAGATCGCCGACCCGCTCGGGATCGACGTGGTGGAGGCGGCGGCGAGGATCCGGCGTATCATCGACGCGAAGATGGGGCAGGAGGTCTTCAACGAGGTCGTCCTCAAAGGCTACGACCCGCGGGAATTCGTGCTCCTGGCCTGCGGCGGGGCGGGCCCCTGTCATGCCCTCGACATCGCACCCTATCTGGAGATCAAAAAGGTCATCATGTCGCCCTTTTCCCCGGTTTTCGGCGCCTTCGGGGCATCCACGGTCGATGTCATGCAGGTCTTCGACCGGACGCGGACGATCAAGCTGTTCCAGTACGCGACCCAGGCCTACACGGAGGACTACGAGGCCTTCAACAGCGTCGTGCGGGAACTGAAGGATCTGGCGCTTCGAGATCTGAAGATGGAAGGTTCATCGGAGGCGGAGATCCAGTTCGTGCTCGAACTGGAGATGCGCTACGGGATGCAGTACAACTACACCAAGCTTGAATCGCCCCACCTCGAGATCGGCTCCCTCCAGGATGTGAAGGACATCTGCGACGCCTTCGGGGAGACCTACGCCAGGACCTATTCGCCGGAGGCCGCATTTCCGCAGGGCGGCATCCAGGTGGAGAATTTCTTCCTGAAGGCGAGCGTCTCCACCCGCCATCTCGAGCTGAGCCCTGCGGAGGGGGCCGGCCGAAAGACCCCCGGAGCCGCACGCAAGGAGACCCGCCCCGTCTATTTCGTCGACCTGGGGCGGTTCGTCGATACGGGGATCTATGTCTTCGAGGATCTCATGCCCGGCGATGTGATCCCCGGGCCTGCGGTGATCGAGGCCAGGGAGACGACGGGGGTCATCAATCCGGGTTGGCGATTCACCCTGGACCCCTATGGACAGGGGCTGTTGGAGCCGGCGGGAGACCGCCCGGGCGAGGTTGTCGCCGAAGATCCGGCCCGCAAGCTTTCTTGA
- the apc gene encoding Acetophenone carboxylase beta subunit codes for MKIRITDALDIDLEKEMWCCNRCNRELVSARDNYKKGCLVRERMPEEIHEPLAKDAAYTYAPDPEWCRIIEFYCPQCGLMVENQYLPPGHPITHDIELDIDALKQRHGIPTGGGR; via the coding sequence ATGAAGATCAGAATAACCGACGCGCTTGATATCGATCTCGAAAAGGAGATGTGGTGCTGCAACCGGTGTAACCGGGAGTTGGTCAGTGCCCGGGACAACTACAAGAAGGGCTGCCTGGTGCGGGAAAGGATGCCCGAGGAGATCCACGAGCCTCTGGCGAAGGATGCCGCGTACACCTACGCCCCCGACCCCGAGTGGTGTCGAATCATAGAATTCTATTGTCCGCAATGCGGCCTGATGGTCGAGAATCAGTATCTCCCGCCCGGCCATCCGATCACCCACGATATAGAACTGGATATCGACGCGCTGAAGCAGAGACACGGCATACCGACAGGAGGGGGAAGATGA